In a single window of the Streptomyces sp. NBC_00094 genome:
- a CDS encoding ABC transporter ATP-binding protein, with product MAAVGENQQGWARRLTGYAWRYKTNVVLALGSSLVGMAVLALVPLVTKVIIDDVIGTKTRDLGVWTGLLIGAAVLVYVLTYVRRYYGGRLALDVQHDLRNDMYGTITRLDGRRQDELSTGQVVGRATSDLQLIQGLLFMLPMTIGNILLFVISLAVMAWLSIPLTLVALAVAPALWFIAKRSRTRLHPATWHAQQQAAAVAGVVDGAVTGVRVVKGFGQEDQETGKIREAGRKLFAGRLRTIRLNSKYTPALQAVPALGQVAVLALGGWLAYRGQITLGTFVAFSAYLASLVGPVRMLAMVLTVGQQARAGVERVLDLVDTEPVIQDGTKELPADAPATVEFDEVSFSYQDGRPVLDGFSLEIRSGETVAVVGSSGSGKSTVSLLLPRFYDVTHGAVLVGGHDVRELTLDSLRAAIGLVPEDSFLFSDTVRANIAYGAPDATQEQIETAARAAQADRFIAELPEGYDTKVGEHGLTLSGGQRQRVALARAILTDPRLLLLDDATSAVDAKVEHEIHEALKSVMAGRTTLLIAHRRSTLGLADRIAVLDGGRLSDIGTHEELEERSALYRRLLTDPDELGAVSPGHVTPAELPEDATLRAELDAEFDAERGITPTLWVRDASAAEESPEPGATPELLAAVEALPPANDTPGIDEARAVSPEDTYGLRRLLRGFGAPLLISLGLVALDAGAGLLLPVLIRHGIDEGVNRLAIGAVWAASALALVTVLVQWVAQTAETRMTGRTGERVLYALRLKIFAQLQRLGLDYYERELTGRIMTRMTTDVDALSTFLQTGLVTAFVSVVTFFGIMVALLVLDLQLALVVFATLPVLAVATYYFRRSSVKAYELARERISVVNADLQESVAGLRIVQAFRRERSGADRFAERSGEYREARVRGQWLISIYFPFVTMLSSVAAAAVMIVGANRIEAGTLTTGALVAYLLYIDLFFAPVQQLSQVFDGYQQAAVSLKRMQELLQEPTSTAAADVPRDVRSLRGEIAFEDVSFAYGADVRDGEDTALSGIDLRIPAGQTVAFVGETGAGKSTLVKLVARFYDPTGGRVTADGTDLRELDLTAYRHRLGVVPQEAYLFAGTVRDAIAYGRPEASDAEVEAAARAVGAHDMIATLDGGYLHEVAERGRNLSAGQRQLIALARAELVDPDVLLLDEATAALDLATEAQVNQATDRLAGRRTTLVVAHRLTTAARADRVVVMDHGRVVEDGTHDELLALGGRYASLWNTFVGEAEAEPERV from the coding sequence GTGGCGGCGGTCGGGGAGAATCAGCAGGGCTGGGCGCGCAGGCTCACCGGGTACGCCTGGCGGTACAAGACCAACGTGGTGCTCGCGCTCGGGTCGTCACTCGTCGGCATGGCCGTCCTCGCCCTCGTGCCGCTCGTCACCAAGGTGATCATCGACGACGTCATCGGGACGAAGACCCGGGACCTCGGCGTCTGGACCGGGCTCCTCATCGGCGCCGCCGTCCTCGTGTACGTCCTCACCTACGTACGCCGCTACTACGGCGGCCGCCTCGCCCTCGACGTCCAGCACGACCTCCGCAACGACATGTACGGGACGATCACCCGGCTCGACGGGCGGCGGCAGGACGAGCTGTCCACCGGGCAGGTCGTGGGGCGGGCCACGAGCGACCTGCAACTCATCCAAGGTCTTCTCTTCATGCTCCCGATGACGATCGGGAACATCCTGCTCTTCGTCATCTCGCTGGCCGTCATGGCCTGGCTCTCGATCCCGCTCACCCTCGTCGCGCTCGCCGTCGCCCCCGCCCTCTGGTTCATCGCCAAGCGCAGCCGCACCCGTCTCCACCCGGCCACCTGGCACGCGCAGCAGCAGGCCGCCGCCGTCGCCGGGGTCGTCGACGGGGCCGTGACCGGCGTCCGGGTCGTCAAGGGCTTCGGCCAGGAGGACCAGGAGACCGGCAAGATCCGCGAGGCCGGGCGGAAGCTCTTCGCCGGCCGACTGCGGACGATCCGGCTGAACTCGAAGTACACCCCCGCCCTCCAGGCCGTGCCCGCCCTCGGCCAGGTCGCGGTCCTCGCCCTCGGCGGCTGGCTCGCCTACCGGGGCCAGATCACCCTCGGCACCTTCGTCGCCTTCTCCGCCTACCTGGCCTCCCTCGTCGGCCCGGTCCGAATGCTCGCGATGGTCCTCACCGTCGGCCAGCAGGCCCGCGCGGGCGTCGAGCGGGTCCTCGACCTCGTCGACACCGAGCCGGTCATCCAGGACGGGACGAAGGAGCTCCCGGCCGACGCCCCGGCGACCGTCGAGTTCGACGAGGTGAGCTTCTCCTACCAGGACGGACGCCCCGTCCTCGACGGTTTCTCCCTGGAGATCCGCTCAGGCGAGACCGTCGCCGTCGTCGGCTCCTCCGGCTCCGGCAAGTCGACCGTCTCCCTCCTCCTGCCGCGCTTCTACGACGTCACGCACGGCGCCGTCCTCGTCGGCGGCCACGACGTCCGCGAGCTCACCCTCGACTCGCTGCGCGCCGCGATCGGGCTCGTCCCCGAGGACTCCTTCCTCTTCTCCGACACGGTCCGCGCGAACATCGCGTACGGCGCCCCCGACGCCACCCAGGAGCAGATCGAGACCGCCGCCCGCGCCGCCCAGGCCGACCGGTTCATCGCCGAGCTGCCCGAGGGGTACGACACCAAGGTCGGCGAGCACGGCCTCACCCTCTCCGGCGGCCAGCGCCAGCGCGTCGCGCTCGCCCGCGCGATCCTCACCGACCCCCGGCTCCTCCTCCTCGACGACGCGACCTCCGCCGTCGACGCCAAGGTCGAGCACGAGATCCACGAGGCCCTGAAGTCGGTCATGGCGGGCCGTACGACCCTGCTCATCGCCCACCGCCGCTCCACCCTCGGCCTCGCCGACCGCATCGCCGTCCTCGACGGCGGGCGGCTCTCCGACATCGGCACCCACGAGGAGCTGGAGGAGCGCTCCGCGCTCTACCGGCGCCTCCTCACCGACCCCGACGAGCTGGGCGCCGTCTCGCCCGGCCACGTGACCCCGGCCGAGCTCCCCGAGGACGCGACGCTGCGGGCCGAGCTCGACGCCGAGTTCGACGCCGAGCGGGGCATCACCCCGACCCTGTGGGTACGGGACGCGAGCGCCGCCGAGGAGAGCCCCGAGCCCGGGGCCACCCCCGAACTGCTCGCCGCCGTCGAGGCCCTGCCGCCCGCGAACGACACCCCCGGCATCGACGAGGCCCGCGCGGTCTCGCCCGAGGACACGTACGGGCTGCGCCGTCTGCTCCGCGGCTTCGGTGCCCCGCTGCTCATCAGCCTCGGCCTGGTCGCGCTCGACGCGGGCGCAGGCCTGCTGCTGCCGGTCCTGATCCGGCACGGCATCGACGAGGGCGTGAACCGGCTCGCGATCGGCGCCGTCTGGGCGGCCTCCGCGCTGGCCCTGGTCACCGTGCTCGTCCAGTGGGTCGCGCAGACCGCCGAGACCCGGATGACGGGCCGTACCGGCGAGCGGGTCCTCTACGCCCTGCGCCTGAAGATCTTCGCCCAGCTCCAGCGGCTCGGCCTGGACTACTACGAGCGCGAGCTCACCGGCCGGATCATGACCCGGATGACCACGGACGTGGACGCCCTGTCCACCTTCCTTCAGACGGGTCTCGTCACCGCCTTCGTCTCGGTCGTGACCTTCTTCGGGATCATGGTCGCGCTGCTCGTGCTCGACCTCCAGCTGGCCCTGGTGGTCTTCGCGACCCTGCCCGTCCTCGCCGTCGCCACCTACTACTTCCGCCGGTCGAGCGTGAAGGCGTACGAGCTGGCGCGCGAGCGGATCAGCGTCGTCAACGCCGACCTCCAGGAGTCCGTCGCCGGGCTGCGGATCGTGCAGGCCTTCCGCCGCGAGCGCTCGGGCGCGGACCGGTTCGCCGAGCGCAGTGGCGAGTACCGCGAGGCGCGCGTCCGCGGCCAGTGGCTGATCTCGATCTACTTCCCCTTCGTCACCATGCTCTCCTCGGTGGCCGCCGCGGCCGTCATGATCGTCGGCGCGAACCGCATCGAGGCCGGCACCCTCACCACCGGCGCCCTCGTCGCGTACCTCCTCTACATCGACCTGTTCTTCGCCCCCGTGCAGCAGCTCTCCCAGGTCTTCGACGGGTACCAGCAGGCCGCGGTCTCGCTGAAGCGGATGCAGGAGCTGCTCCAGGAGCCGACGTCGACGGCCGCCGCCGACGTGCCCCGGGACGTGCGGTCGCTGCGCGGCGAGATCGCCTTCGAGGACGTGTCGTTCGCGTACGGCGCCGACGTCCGCGACGGGGAGGACACGGCCCTCAGCGGCATCGACCTGCGCATCCCGGCCGGGCAGACCGTCGCCTTCGTCGGCGAGACCGGCGCGGGCAAGTCGACCCTGGTCAAGCTGGTCGCGCGGTTCTACGACCCGACGGGCGGCCGGGTCACCGCCGACGGCACCGACCTGCGGGAGCTCGACCTCACCGCGTACCGCCACCGGCTCGGGGTCGTCCCCCAGGAGGCGTACCTCTTCGCCGGGACGGTCCGTGACGCCATCGCGTACGGCCGCCCCGAGGCGAGCGACGCCGAGGTCGAGGCGGCGGCCCGCGCGGTCGGCGCGCACGACATGATCGCCACGCTCGACGGCGGCTACCTCCACGAGGTCGCCGAGCGCGGGCGGAACCTGTCGGCCGGTCAGCGCCAGCTCATCGCGCTCGCCCGCGCCGAGCTCGTCGACCCGGACGTCCTGCTCCTCGACGAGGCCACGGCGGCCCTGGACCTCGCCACCGAGGCGCAGGTCAACCAGGCCACCGACCGGCTCGCGGGCCGCCGGACGACCCTCGTCGTCGCCCACCGCCTGACCACGGCGGCGCGCGCCGACCGGGTGGTCGTGATGGACCACGGCCGGGTCGTGGAGGACGGCACCCACGACGAGCTGCTCGCCCTGGGCGGCAGGTACGCGTCTCTGTGGAACACGTTCGTCGGGGAGGCGGAGGCGGAGCCCGAGCGGGTGTGA